A part of Aspergillus oryzae RIB40 DNA, chromosome 7 genomic DNA contains:
- a CDS encoding uncharacterized protein (predicted protein), whose product MSVLRHGGSYLQRRLTKMYTDTKTSCESVTTASKAVDDPELVALHRSFRTQRDRLLAWGLDWSDASAAQPNDIDESLTQAGYSDVVASVMSSIQELLNEAERIQHAGTSDLPPKGARSDPPSKDGLSSLPLKTHWTDEDINRSKHLLADLTACIDTLYDLSRSRRNMTSSGQSATKARPRQYPGSTTEDTIYTVFPDSKSYLGASIDTKHPRTQLDKFEYTPFSNRAAATLEKPQLDKSFSKISLTTNHYIIDRSALQLSGASHDNSPPPYEMVAASTNSRAIGRMKTSASPFLRGTKDSTVTILVEFTPMMLENSGASTAPGIQRLDHVHQTLDQLVQNARVSHLGLLKFLGYYVDMPNSRYAFIYQMPVDYFPFLRNPTDLLNGLKPKPLLSLFQSGEEYNVPNLETRFRLAYDLLMAVLQLRSQNLVHGNINSSNVLVFPGLTNSNTDEVGLTENLRRPYLTSFAQFSGTSSSPEPLSSSMYRHPDDKRSLGDDASWAYDLYSLGLVLMEIGLWTPISRLWKMKYNNSMFKQRIENVYLQKLGPKCGSAYLHVVQLCLDAPNFHLSTQPFDDFNLRVPQTFHYPVLDLSEPDSIFSFSMNFIYTMSKIVWSCCRIDIFSAPGAEELDDCLPLALVPGSDPGATKAPVRDYNPTPEPFVPYTEPFATLPTAEMKLIREKMGLDERKVRKRTFKKLTNVEIPQEHLNEWNFQMLPRLRKLLQKILKDSSESCSVTLMMTGEAPESARTTICVTCASAKKVRAALKKYFVLDREDWDLIVLRGDIQRSKVPRKKRRRPAKSGPERNDVPASFRPDPNPCYQPRPLCGASIGAFMNEEHLPPVTYGGAILVDGMPYGMTVHHMLESPSDQEDGEDEDPGAPLRSAGNWPRDPGPQEAEFMYSWCDENPSELELEISEDEDGDDNSISLSLEGTYDDFNLSDGFSSDEDAFDIDEDEDSASVGDTAGIDPGDEPPLFVTQPAIDDVREDFFPCPEDRDDEHLASHSLGFVHASSGVRRWTRKGIKHEIDWALIKINDDRIDPRNIVFSQQPMQQTETIYLNDIARLEDLGGLKVHCCGRTSGLQTGQISRAMTIVKLHGRQTFSTSFCVDGNFGVPGDSGAWVFEKSTGRVCGHVLAWSEKSHTAYIAPMEVMLEDIARTLDATYVSLPGYPHESFSYPTPVDIGRLRLEDPSMGPVHPSRAREVSTPYRGMPPILTPPRSLERQLA is encoded by the exons ATGTCCGTTCTCCGTCACGGAGGTTCGTACCTCCAGCGACGCCTTACCAAGATGTATACAGATACCAAGACCTCTTGCGAGAGTGTGACGACTGCTTCAAAAGCCGTTGATGACCCGGAGCTAGTTGCTCTTCACCGGAGCTTTCGAACACAAAGAGACAGACTTCTGGCATGGGGTCTAGATTGGAGCGACGCCAGCGCTGCGCAGCCGAATGATATCGATGAATCGCTAACGCAAGCTGGCTACAGCGATGTTGTTGCCAGCGTCATGTCCTCAATTCAAGAGCTTCTCAATGAAGCAGAACGCATCCAGCATGCAGGGACTTCCGACCTACCCCCCAAAGGCGCTCGGTCAGACCCACCCTCGAAGGATGGTCTTAGTAGTCTGCCACTCAAGACGCACTGGACTGACGAAGACATCAATCGGTCTAAACATCTCCTCGCCGACCTAACCGCTTGCATTGACACCCTTTATGACCTGTCCCGCTCACGACGCAACATGACCTCTAGTGGGCAGTCAGCTACCAAGGCCCGACCACGCCAATATCCTGGGTCAACAACAGAGGATACCATCTACACTGTTTTCCCGGATTCGAAATCATATCTTGGTGCCTCTATTGACACCAAACACCCCAGAACACAGCTTGATAAATTCGAATATACGCCATTTTCCAATCGCGCCGCCGCGACCCTCGAAAAGCCACAACTCGATAAATCATTCAGCAAGATATCCCTAACTACGAATCACTATATTATTGATCGTTCTGCTTTGCAGCTGTCCGGAGCATCTCACGACAATAGTCCCCCGCCCTACGAAATGGTAGCCGCCTCCACCAATTCGCGAGCCATTGGGCGCATGAAGACATCAGCATCACCTTTTCTGCGGGGTACGAAAGACTCTACTGTGACCATTCTGGTTGAGTTTACTCCCATGATGCTTGAGAACTCGGGAGCGTCTACTGCACCAGGAATTCAACGGTTGGACCATGTGCATCAGACCCTTGACCAGCTTGTCCAAAACGCCCGTGTTTCCCATTTGGGATTGTTGAAATTTCTCGGCTACTATGTTGATATGCCTAACTCCCGATATGCCTTTATCTATCAGATGCCGGTTGACtactttccttttttacgCAACCCTACCGATCTCTTGAACGGGCTAAAGCCCAAGCCTTTGTTGTCGCTCTTCCAGTCGGGTGAAGAGTATAACGTACCTAACCTAGAAACTCGTTTTCGCTTGGCTTATGACCTTTTAATGGCTGTTTTGCAACTACGGAGCCAGAACCTTGTGCACGGAAATATTAACAGCAGCaatgttcttgttttccctgGGTTGACAAACTCTAATACCGATGAAGTTGGGCTCACAGAGAACTTGCGACGTCCTTACCTGACCTCGTTCGCTCAGTTTTCCGGGACCAGTTCATCGCCTGAGCCTCTTTCATCGAGCATGTATCGTCATCCAGATGATAAGAGGTCTCTGGGAGATGACGCATCCTGGGCTTATGACCTTTACTCGCTTGGCCTGGTGTTGATGGAAATCGGTCTATGGACGCCTATCAGCCGTttgtggaagatgaagtaCAACAACTCGATGTTCAAACAAAGGATAGAGAATGTCTATCTTCAAAAATTGGGTCCTAAGTGTGGTAGCGCATACCTTCACGTGGTGCAGCTCTGTCTAGACGCACCCAACTTTCATCTTTCAACCCAACCGTTCGATGATTTCAACCTTAGGGTTCCTCAGACATTTCACTATCCCGTGTTAGATCTTTCCGAGCCTGACAGTatcttctcattctccatgAACTTCATTTACACTATGTCCAAGATCGTTTGGTCTTGCTGCAGGATCGATATTTTCTCGGCACCTGGAGCTGAGGAGCTGGACGATTGCCTACCACTTGCTCTTGTTCCAGGATCAGACCCCGGGGCTACGAAAGCACCTGTCAGGGACTACAACCCCACTCCCGAGCCATTTGTTCCATATACCGAACCATTTGCCACGCTTCCCACTGCCGAAATGAAATTgataagagaaaagatgGGCTTGGATGAGAGGAAAGTACGGAAGAGAACGTTTAAGAAACTCACCAATGTTGAAATACCTCAGGAGCATCTTAACGAGTGGAACTTCCAGATGTTACCTCGGTTAAGAAAACTCCTACAAAAGATTTTAAAGGACTCCTCTGAGTCGTGTAGTGTCACTCTCATGATGACGGGCGAGGCCCCTGAAAGTGCCAGGACGACAATCTGCGTGACGTGTGCTAGTGCGAAAAAGGTCAGGGCTGCTTTGAAAAAGTACTTCGTTCTCGATCGGGAAGACTGGGATCTGATCGTTCTTCGGGGCGACATCCAACGCTCAAAAGTCCCTCGAAAGAAACGTCGTAGGCCAGCAAAGTCTGGTCCGGAGAGAAACGATGTGCCCGCATCTTTTCGTCCGGACCCAAATCCTTGCTATCAGCCCCGGCCTCTCTGCGGTGCCTCCATAGGCGCCTTTATGAATGAAGAGCACTTACCTCCGGTAACCTATGGTGGGGCGATTCTGGTGGACGGAATGCCGTACGGTATGACAGTACATCATATGTTGGAGTCCCCCAGTGACCAGGAGGACggtgaggatgaagatcccGGTGCTCCTCTCCGGTCAGCAGGGAACTGGCCTCGAGATCCCGGGCCCCAGGAAGCAGAGTTCATGTACAGCTGGTGTGATGAAAATCCGTCGGAACTCGAACTTGAGATCtcagaggacgaggacggcgACGATAACTCCATCTCCCTTAGCCTAGAAGGAACTTACGACGACTTCAACCTCTCCGATGGCTTCTCCTCAGATGAAGACGCATTTGacattgacgaagatgaagactcAGCTTCGGTGGGTGACACGGCTGGTATTGATCCAGGCGACGAGCCACCGCTGTTCGTCACCCAGCCAGCAATCGATGACGTTCGTGAAGACTTTTTCCCATGTCCCGAAGATCGTGACGACGAACATCTAGCCTCTCACTCTCTTGGGTTTGTCCATGCGTCTTCTGGTGTCAGACGATGGACACGCAAAGGCATCAAGCATGAAATTGATTGGGCcttgatcaagatcaacgatGATCGGATTGATCCTCGTAACATAGTGTTCAGTCAACAACCTATGCAACAGACTGAAACTATTTATTTGAACGACATCGCACGCCTAGAAGATCTTGGTGGCTTGAAAGTTCATTGTTGCGGTCGAACTAGCGGCTTGCAAACTGGGCAGATATCTCGAGCAATGACAATTGTAAAACTCCACGGCCGACAGACTTTCTCGACGAGTTTCTGTGTAGACGGGAACTTCGGTG TTCCCGGCGACTCAGGAGCATGGGTCTTCGAAAAGTCAACCGGTCGAGTATGCGGCCACGTCCTAGCTTGGTCAGAGAAAAGCCACACGGCATACATCGCGCCAATGGAAGTCATGTTAGAAGACATCGCTCGCACCCTGGACGCGACATATGTCAGTCTACCAGGCTATCCACATGAGTCTTTCTCGTACCCAACGCCCG TTGATATTGGACGTCTACGTTTAGAGGACCCCAGCATGGGCCCGGTGCACCCCAGCCGAGCTCGAGAGGTCTCCACCCCATATCGAGGAATGCCACCCATCCTGACTCCACCCCGCAGCTTGGAGAGGCAGCTCGCATAA